The following are encoded in a window of Clostridium thermarum genomic DNA:
- the queA gene encoding tRNA preQ1(34) S-adenosylmethionine ribosyltransferase-isomerase QueA, which translates to MKVSDFYFDLPEELIAQHPLKNRDESRLMVVNKDNGELRHEVFKNIINYLNPGDCLVLNNTRVMPARLIGEKLHTGGKIEFLLLKRIEGDKWESLVKPGKKAKIGAEFSFGNGRLKAKVIDMVDEGNRIIEFYYQGIFEEILDELGQMPLPPYITEQLEDKERYQTVYSKTVGSAAAPTAGLHFTKELLADIEKKGVNIAYITLHVGLGTFRPVKVDVIEEHKMHSEFYMVDEETSAKINACKKNGGRIIAVGTTSCRTLESVADSSGYVAPKTGWTDIFIYPGYNFKIVDALITNFHLPESTLIMLVSALAHKEIIMRAYHKAIEEKYRFFSFGDAMFITDSKSHNTNP; encoded by the coding sequence TTGAAAGTAAGTGATTTTTATTTTGACCTTCCTGAGGAGCTTATAGCTCAACACCCCTTAAAAAATAGGGATGAATCAAGGCTTATGGTAGTTAACAAGGATAACGGTGAGCTAAGACATGAAGTATTTAAAAACATAATAAATTATTTAAATCCAGGAGATTGTCTAGTACTTAATAATACCAGAGTTATGCCGGCTAGACTTATTGGTGAAAAACTCCATACCGGTGGTAAAATAGAATTTTTATTGCTTAAGAGGATAGAAGGAGATAAGTGGGAAAGTCTTGTTAAGCCGGGAAAAAAGGCAAAGATAGGAGCTGAATTCAGCTTTGGTAACGGAAGATTGAAGGCAAAAGTAATAGATATGGTGGATGAAGGAAATAGAATAATTGAATTCTATTATCAAGGTATTTTTGAGGAGATTTTGGATGAGCTGGGTCAAATGCCCCTGCCTCCCTATATAACTGAGCAGTTGGAGGATAAGGAAAGGTATCAGACTGTCTATTCTAAGACAGTGGGATCAGCGGCAGCGCCGACAGCAGGTCTTCATTTTACCAAGGAATTGTTGGCGGATATTGAGAAAAAAGGGGTAAATATTGCCTATATTACACTGCATGTTGGACTTGGCACCTTCAGACCTGTAAAGGTGGATGTCATTGAGGAACATAAAATGCATTCTGAGTTCTATATGGTGGATGAGGAAACCAGTGCAAAAATCAATGCTTGTAAGAAAAACGGCGGCAGGATAATTGCAGTGGGAACTACCTCCTGCAGAACCTTGGAAAGCGTAGCAGACTCATCAGGATATGTAGCTCCTAAGACCGGATGGACAGATATTTTTATATACCCGGGCTATAATTTTAAAATTGTAGATGCATTAATTACAAACTTCCATCTGCCCGAGTCAACTTTAATTATGCTGGTAAGTGCACTTGCCCATAAGGAAATTATTATGAGGGCTTATCATAAAGCAATAGAAGAAAAATACAGGTTTTTTAGTTTTGGAGACGCTATGTTTATTACAGATTCTAAAAGCCACAATACTAATCCTTAA
- the scfB gene encoding thioether cross-link-forming SCIFF peptide maturase has translation MALIHKFKQGNEYYVLDVNSGCVHIVDELIYDILDEEVVPNKAEVIDRLRGKYNAEEIEEALSDIEELLAEELLYSGDKYEHIARNDKSKSFIKAMCLNVVHDCNLKCKYCFAEEGEYKGRRQMMSAEVGKRAVDFVIKNSGPRRNIEIDLFGGEPLMAFNNIKEIVEYAKEQEKIHNKNVRFTMTTNATLLSDEIIEYIDKNMGNIVLSIDGRKETNDSVRVRYNGSGSYDDILPKIKKMVERRDKNKQYYARGTFTSRNTDFYKDVIALADEGFKEISIEPVVLPDGHELALKEEDLEAIYESYDKLVEEMEERIGTDKEFKYYHFHIDLDGGPCVYKRISGCGAGHEYVAVTPSGDIYPCHQFVGIEEFKLGSIFEDNFRDDLAMEFKDAHIYNKPKCMGCWARFYCSGGCQANNFNFNKDIHVPYELGCKITKKRLECAIALKCKYEEKIM, from the coding sequence TTGGCGTTGATACATAAATTTAAGCAAGGCAACGAATATTACGTACTGGATGTAAACTCCGGCTGCGTTCATATAGTAGACGAGCTAATATACGATATTTTAGATGAAGAGGTTGTACCAAATAAAGCTGAAGTAATTGATAGACTAAGGGGAAAATACAACGCTGAAGAAATTGAAGAAGCTTTAAGTGATATAGAAGAGCTTCTTGCAGAGGAACTGCTGTATTCTGGAGACAAATATGAACATATAGCAAGAAATGATAAATCAAAGTCCTTTATAAAGGCTATGTGTTTAAATGTTGTACATGATTGTAACCTCAAGTGCAAGTACTGTTTTGCAGAAGAGGGTGAGTATAAGGGAAGAAGACAGATGATGTCTGCAGAAGTAGGAAAAAGGGCTGTTGATTTTGTCATAAAGAACTCCGGACCAAGAAGAAACATTGAGATAGATCTCTTTGGAGGAGAACCCTTAATGGCTTTTAACAATATTAAAGAAATAGTAGAGTATGCTAAGGAACAGGAAAAAATCCATAACAAAAATGTGAGATTTACTATGACCACCAACGCTACTTTGCTCAGTGATGAAATTATAGAATATATAGATAAAAACATGGGAAATATAGTATTGTCTATAGATGGAAGAAAAGAGACAAATGACAGCGTAAGAGTAAGATATAATGGCAGCGGCAGCTATGATGATATTCTTCCAAAGATCAAAAAAATGGTGGAAAGAAGAGACAAGAATAAGCAGTATTATGCAAGAGGAACATTCACAAGCAGAAATACTGACTTCTACAAGGATGTTATAGCTTTGGCCGATGAAGGCTTTAAAGAAATATCCATTGAACCGGTAGTTCTGCCTGATGGTCATGAGCTTGCTCTAAAGGAAGAGGATTTGGAAGCAATTTATGAGTCCTACGATAAATTGGTAGAAGAAATGGAAGAGAGAATAGGTACTGACAAGGAATTTAAGTACTACCACTTCCATATAGATCTTGACGGAGGACCCTGTGTCTATAAGAGAATAAGCGGCTGTGGCGCCGGCCATGAATATGTTGCAGTAACTCCATCCGGGGACATATATCCTTGCCACCAATTCGTAGGTATAGAGGAATTTAAGCTTGGCTCTATCTTTGAAGACAACTTTAGAGACGATTTAGCCATGGAGTTTAAGGATGCACACATCTACAATAAGCCAAAATGTATGGGATGCTGGGCAAGATTTTACTGTAGTGGTGGCTGTCAGGCCAATAACTTTAACTTCAACAAAGATATCCATGTTCCTTATGAACTTGGCTGCAAGATTACTAAAAAGCGTTTGGAGTGTGCTATAGCTCTCAAATGTAAGTATGAAGAAAAAATAATGTAA
- a CDS encoding TIGR04086 family membrane protein, with translation MEEKAFLTKVSMGVLRATLITIVLVIIFAIIMTFTDVSNQFLSVYYLVTTCLSVVYGAIYAARKNNKNGWLVGILVALLYMLLIFIASAVLFNNVFFGLTELLRITIAVVVGALSGMLGINI, from the coding sequence ATGGAAGAAAAAGCGTTTCTTACAAAAGTATCCATGGGGGTTTTAAGGGCAACCTTAATTACTATCGTACTAGTGATAATATTTGCAATAATCATGACCTTTACAGATGTTAGCAACCAGTTCCTTTCTGTGTATTATCTGGTGACAACCTGCTTAAGTGTGGTTTATGGAGCCATATATGCTGCAAGAAAGAACAATAAAAACGGATGGCTGGTGGGGATACTGGTGGCTCTGCTCTATATGCTGTTGATTTTTATAGCATCAGCAGTATTATTTAATAATGTATTCTTTGGACTTACAGAATTATTAAGGATTACGATTGCAGTGGTAGTTGGTGCACTTTCAGGTATGCTTGGTATAAATATATAG
- the ruvA gene encoding Holliday junction branch migration protein RuvA, whose amino-acid sequence MYEYIKGSYKGFYKDYVVIDNNGIGYKIYVPGSTLTKLPKIGDEVQLYTYQMVREDFLGLYGFISREELEMFLLLLNINGVGAKAALSIQSILDVERLQFAIAVGDEASLTRAPGVGKKTAQRIILELKDKMKKVRDNAEEISIDYTTKSSVYADAIEALMALGYSEKECVSVLKNVNLADSLEGVIKNSLKQLMN is encoded by the coding sequence ATGTACGAATATATAAAGGGAAGCTATAAGGGCTTTTATAAGGATTATGTAGTGATAGATAATAATGGTATAGGATATAAAATATATGTACCAGGAAGTACTCTTACGAAACTTCCCAAGATCGGTGATGAGGTGCAATTATATACCTATCAAATGGTTAGGGAAGACTTTCTTGGGCTTTATGGATTTATTTCAAGAGAAGAATTAGAGATGTTTCTACTATTATTAAATATTAACGGAGTAGGTGCAAAGGCTGCCCTGTCTATTCAATCCATATTAGATGTGGAAAGACTGCAATTTGCCATAGCAGTTGGCGATGAGGCATCGCTGACACGTGCACCCGGTGTAGGAAAGAAGACAGCTCAAAGGATAATATTGGAGCTTAAAGATAAGATGAAAAAGGTAAGAGATAATGCTGAGGAGATCTCTATTGACTATACCACAAAGAGCTCTGTATATGCTGATGCTATTGAAGCTCTTATGGCACTGGGATACTCTGAAAAGGAATGTGTCAGTGTCTTAAAAAATGTCAATTTAGCTGATTCTCTGGAAGGGGTAATAAAGAACTCCCTAAAACAACTTATGAATTGA
- the tgt gene encoding tRNA guanosine(34) transglycosylase Tgt, whose amino-acid sequence MFKIIKKEDKAKRGTFTTPHGTIQTPVFMNVGTLAAIKGAVSSMDLKDIGCQVELSNTYHLHLRPGDEVVYKMGGLHKFMNWDRPILTDSGGFQVFSLSGIRKIEEEGVYFNSHIDGKRIFMGPEESMQIQSRLASTIAMAFDECIPNPSPREYVERSVERTTRWLHRCIAEMKRLNSLDSTINKKQMLFGINQGGVFDDIRIAHAKDISKLDLDGYAIGGLAVGETHEEMYRIIDSVVPHLPEDKPIYLMGVGTPINILEGVARGIDFFDCVLPARNGRHGHVFTQYGKINIMNAKYETDSKPIDEGCGCPACKHYSRAYIRHLFKAKEMLAMRLCVLHNLYFYNKLMEDIRTAIENDNFYEFKNKMVEQFSGNV is encoded by the coding sequence ATGTTTAAGATAATTAAAAAGGAAGATAAGGCCAAGAGGGGAACTTTTACAACTCCTCATGGTACAATTCAAACACCGGTATTTATGAATGTAGGTACTCTGGCAGCTATAAAAGGGGCCGTTTCCTCCATGGATTTAAAGGACATTGGCTGTCAAGTGGAGTTGTCAAATACCTATCACCTGCATCTAAGGCCTGGTGATGAAGTGGTGTATAAAATGGGAGGGCTCCACAAGTTTATGAATTGGGATAGGCCAATTCTAACAGACTCCGGAGGATTTCAGGTCTTTTCTTTATCAGGCATAAGGAAGATAGAAGAAGAAGGGGTATATTTTAACTCTCATATAGATGGAAAGAGAATTTTCATGGGACCGGAGGAAAGTATGCAAATTCAGAGCCGCTTGGCATCCACAATTGCCATGGCCTTTGATGAATGTATACCCAATCCTTCTCCTAGGGAGTATGTTGAAAGGTCAGTTGAGAGAACTACCCGATGGCTGCACAGATGTATAGCAGAAATGAAGAGATTAAATTCTTTAGACAGTACAATTAATAAGAAACAGATGCTCTTTGGTATAAATCAAGGTGGGGTATTTGATGATATACGAATAGCTCATGCCAAGGATATCTCAAAGCTTGACCTAGATGGATATGCCATTGGTGGTCTTGCAGTAGGTGAGACTCATGAAGAAATGTACAGAATTATAGATTCTGTTGTACCCCATTTACCTGAGGATAAACCAATTTACTTAATGGGAGTTGGTACACCAATAAATATACTTGAAGGTGTAGCAAGAGGAATAGATTTCTTTGACTGTGTACTACCTGCCCGTAACGGGAGACATGGCCATGTATTCACCCAATATGGTAAGATAAATATAATGAATGCCAAGTACGAAACAGATTCTAAACCTATTGATGAAGGCTGCGGCTGTCCTGCTTGTAAGCATTACAGCAGAGCCTATATAAGACATCTGTTTAAAGCTAAGGAAATGTTGGCCATGAGGCTGTGTGTATTACATAACCTGTATTTCTATAATAAATTGATGGAAGACATAAGAACAGCTATAGAAAATGATAATTTTTATGAATTTAAGAATAAAATGGTTGAACAATTCAGTGGAAATGTATAG
- the scfA gene encoding six-cysteine ranthipeptide SCIFF: MKHIRTINKPNLKNSLAKPGCKECANSCQSACKTSCTVANLACEN, translated from the coding sequence ATGAAACATATCAGAACAATAAACAAACCAAATCTAAAGAATAGCTTAGCAAAGCCAGGATGCAAGGAATGTGCTAATTCCTGTCAATCAGCATGCAAAACTTCCTGCACCGTTGCAAATTTAGCCTGTGAAAACTAA
- the ruvB gene encoding Holliday junction branch migration DNA helicase RuvB, translating into MDERILSSISTIEESNSEYSLRPQNLNEYIGQRKVVDKLKVFIKAAQNRGEALDHVLLYGPPGLGKTTLANIIAKQMGGNLKITSGPAIERAGDLAAILTTLSKNDVLFIDEIHRLNRNVEEILYPAMEDYALDIVIGKGASAKSIRLDLPKFTLIGATTRVGLLTSPLRDRFGVLCAMEYYNNDELKEIIIRSAEILDCKIEEDSAYEVARRSRGTPRIAIRLLKRVRDYSQVKGESTIKLEDAKAALELLEVDEEGFDRVDNRILEAIIDNFSGGPVGIETLSYFIGEELDTIEDVYEPYLLQKGFIIRTPRGRMATDKAYSHTKRKWIKDNVEQLPLFEEK; encoded by the coding sequence ATGGATGAAAGAATATTATCGTCAATTAGTACAATAGAAGAAAGTAATTCTGAATACAGTCTGAGACCTCAGAATCTAAATGAATATATTGGCCAGAGAAAAGTAGTGGATAAGTTAAAGGTGTTTATAAAGGCAGCGCAGAATAGGGGAGAAGCCTTAGACCACGTACTTCTATATGGACCTCCGGGTTTAGGAAAAACAACCTTGGCCAATATAATAGCAAAACAGATGGGAGGCAATTTGAAGATAACCTCCGGACCGGCTATAGAAAGAGCTGGGGATTTAGCAGCTATACTCACTACCTTAAGCAAAAATGATGTGCTGTTTATCGATGAAATACATAGATTAAACAGAAATGTGGAAGAAATATTATATCCGGCTATGGAAGACTATGCCTTGGATATCGTTATTGGAAAGGGAGCCTCTGCTAAGTCCATAAGATTGGATTTGCCCAAGTTTACACTTATTGGAGCAACCACCAGAGTAGGCTTGCTGACATCCCCCCTAAGGGATAGATTCGGTGTTCTGTGTGCTATGGAGTATTATAATAATGATGAGCTAAAAGAAATTATCATAAGATCTGCGGAAATTTTAGACTGTAAAATAGAGGAAGACAGTGCCTATGAGGTTGCCAGAAGGTCCAGAGGAACACCTAGAATAGCCATAAGACTTTTAAAAAGAGTCAGAGACTATTCTCAAGTAAAAGGTGAAAGTACTATTAAATTAGAAGATGCAAAGGCGGCCCTGGAACTTTTAGAAGTGGATGAAGAAGGCTTTGATAGGGTTGATAACCGTATCCTGGAGGCTATTATAGATAACTTCTCCGGCGGTCCTGTTGGTATAGAAACTTTATCCTATTTTATTGGTGAAGAATTGGATACCATAGAAGATGTTTATGAACCCTATCTTCTGCAAAAAGGGTTTATAATTAGGACCCCAAGAGGAAGAATGGCTACAGATAAAGCTTATAGCCATACTAAAAGAAAATGGATAAAAGACAATGTGGAGCAGCTTCCATTATTTGAAGAAAAATAA
- the yajC gene encoding preprotein translocase subunit YajC, producing the protein MNEILGAALPLIVMLGLFYLIVFLPENKRKKKYNAMLEALKVNDEVLTRGGIIGKITSIQDDHVLVQTGPDRARLKISKNGIASVITESKTE; encoded by the coding sequence ATGAACGAGATTTTGGGTGCAGCTTTACCTTTGATTGTTATGCTGGGTTTATTTTACCTTATTGTATTTTTACCTGAAAATAAGAGGAAGAAAAAGTACAATGCTATGTTAGAAGCGCTAAAAGTCAATGATGAGGTTTTGACAAGAGGCGGTATTATAGGCAAGATTACTAGTATTCAAGATGACCATGTATTGGTTCAGACCGGTCCGGACAGAGCAAGACTTAAGATTTCAAAAAATGGAATTGCCAGTGTAATAACAGAATCAAAAACTGAATAA
- the secD gene encoding protein translocase subunit SecD, which yields MRTKKRTKATSIVTFTIAVILIGLFAGLGIYGTPDVGGYKVQSFGEVLQRGLDLQGGVSMLLEVTSEVDDDTIDRAIQTLEMRVNSMGVSETPIVREGEKRIRVEIPGKFNSSEIATMLSQSGKLTFVGPDGVEILTGEDVETAEPVINTVTNEPQVSLKFKESGKEKFAEATEKYYGQAITIKMDDETVSAPKVQAIITDGEASITNMSSFDEAKRVAGIIKSGALPVALKNVETKTVGPTLGEEAIPLSLKAGLIGIILVFLFMIVYYRLPGVIASLALIVYILLVLYAFKAFGVVLTLPGIAGFLLTIGMAVDANVLIFERIKEELKIGKSIKSSMESGFHRALSSIIDSNVTTIIAAVVLFYLGSGGVKGFALTLSIGIILSMFSAIVITKYLLRLAFNAGILSKPSYFGVKRG from the coding sequence ATGAGGACAAAGAAGAGAACAAAAGCAACTAGTATTGTAACCTTTACCATTGCTGTAATATTGATAGGATTATTTGCCGGCCTAGGGATTTATGGAACTCCGGATGTTGGAGGTTATAAGGTTCAATCCTTTGGTGAAGTATTACAAAGGGGGTTGGATTTGCAGGGTGGGGTTAGCATGCTTCTGGAAGTTACTTCTGAAGTAGATGATGACACTATAGATAGAGCTATTCAAACATTGGAAATGAGAGTAAATTCTATGGGCGTATCAGAAACACCTATAGTAAGAGAAGGCGAAAAAAGAATTAGGGTAGAGATACCTGGAAAATTCAACTCAAGTGAAATAGCCACTATGTTGAGCCAGTCTGGAAAATTAACTTTTGTAGGACCAGATGGTGTGGAAATACTTACAGGTGAAGATGTAGAAACTGCTGAACCTGTAATAAATACTGTAACAAATGAACCACAAGTAAGTTTAAAGTTTAAGGAATCTGGTAAAGAGAAATTTGCTGAAGCAACGGAGAAGTATTATGGTCAAGCAATAACTATAAAGATGGATGACGAGACAGTTTCTGCACCTAAAGTTCAAGCTATTATTACTGATGGAGAAGCGTCAATAACAAATATGTCCAGTTTTGATGAAGCTAAAAGAGTAGCAGGTATAATTAAATCCGGTGCCCTTCCTGTTGCACTAAAGAATGTGGAAACTAAAACTGTTGGACCAACTCTTGGTGAAGAGGCTATTCCGCTGAGCTTAAAGGCTGGTCTTATAGGTATAATTCTTGTATTCTTATTCATGATAGTATACTATAGACTACCTGGCGTTATTGCAAGTTTGGCATTAATAGTGTACATATTATTGGTACTATATGCTTTCAAGGCCTTTGGCGTAGTATTGACTTTACCGGGTATAGCAGGTTTCTTGCTTACAATTGGTATGGCAGTAGATGCAAATGTTCTTATATTCGAGAGAATAAAGGAAGAACTAAAGATAGGAAAGTCCATAAAGTCTTCTATGGAATCAGGCTTTCACAGAGCGCTTTCTTCAATTATCGACTCAAACGTTACAACTATAATTGCTGCAGTAGTATTATTCTATCTAGGTTCCGGAGGAGTTAAAGGTTTTGCCTTGACCTTGTCTATAGGTATAATATTAAGTATGTTCTCTGCAATAGTTATAACAAAATATCTGTTACGACTTGCATTTAATGCCGGCATACTTAGCAAACCATCATACTTCGGAGTAAAGAGGGGGTAA